DNA from Tsuneonella dongtanensis:
GGCCAAGGGCGAAAGCTACACCGTACCCGCCGACGCCACCGGTCCGCAGGTGTGGACGGGTCGTCCCGATGCGCTGGCCATCACGATCGGGGGCAAGTCCGTGCCCAAGCTCGCCGACAGCGAAACCGTCATGAAGGACGTGCCGGTAACTGCCGAAGCGCTGCTGGCGCGCAATACTGCTCCGGCGCCGACGGCAAGCCCGCCCGCAACCGCCAATCAGGGACCGGCCGGCACCTGATCGCTGTCCCCAAATTTGCCCTGCGGCCCGCTCGACAAGGCGCGGCGAGGGGCGTTAACCACCTGCGGCTTCCGTTCATCCGCTGTTCGCGGACGGCGGGCGAGAGGGCCGCAACGATAGATTGCTGACGGGAAGTGTTTCGATGGGGATCATGACGTTTCGCGCGCTGGCCGCTCCGCTGGTGCTCCTCTCGGTGGCCGGTACCGCCACGCCCGCGATGGCGCAGGATGCAGCCACGGCCGAGCGGCTGAAGAAGGTCGAGGCCGAAGTCCGCGCGCTGCAGCGCAAGGTCTTTCCCGGCGGCGACGGCCGATACTTCGAACCGCAGATCACCGCGGCGCAGCCGACCGGTGGGACCACCGCTGGCACGCCTTCCACGACTGCGGTGACCGACATCCTGGCGCGGCTCGACGCGATGGAATCGCAGATCGCCCGGCTGACCGCGCAGACCGAAGAGAACACCAATGCGATCCGCCAACTCGGCACGCGGCTTGGCGCCCTCGAGGTCACCAGCGGGGCCGCGGCGAGCGCCGCCACGCCTTCGCCCGCGGCGACGATCGTACCTGTCGCCGTGACGCCGACGCCGACTGCCACGCGTCCGGCGACCGCAACGCCGCCGCCGCCACCTCCCGCTGCGGCCAGGCCGGCCGGGCCGACCGCGCAGCGCCTGGCGGCGGTGCAGGCGATCGCAAAGCCGCAGACCGACGATCCGGGGGACGACGAATACAGCTATGGCTTCCGCCTGTGGGACGCCAAGTTCTATCCCGAAGCACAGCAGCAGCTCTCGCTCTTCGTCGAGAAATACCCGAACCACCGCCAGATCAGCTATGGGCGCAACCTGCTGGGCCGCGCCTATCTCGACGACGGCAAAGCCAAGGAGGCGGCGCCGTGGTTCCTCAAGAACTACCAGAGCGACAAGCAGGGTGCCCGCGCGCCCGACAGCCTGCTCTATCTCGCCGAGACGATGATCGCGATGAGGGACACCAAGCGCGCGTGCATCGCGCTGGCGGAGTTCAGCGAGACCTATCCCGCGGTGGCCTCGGGCCGGCTCAAGGGCCAGTACGACGCCAACCGGACCAAGGTGAAGTGCAATTGATACGGGTCTGCCGCCTGAACTGATTGCGCGCTTCCGCGCCGATTTGCGGGAGGTCTGGACCGCCGCAGTCGACGCACATGTGCGCTTCGGCGTGGCGGTTTCCGGGGGCCCCGACAGCCTCGCGCTGCTGCTCCTCGCCCATGGATTCAACCGCGACCAGTTCGAGGCGGTGACCGTCGATCATCGCCTGCGCCCCGAAAGCGGCGAGGAAGCCGCAAGGGTCGGCGCAATCTGCGCGCGGCTCGGCGTGCGGCATACGATACTCCCCGTCGAAGTCGCGTCCGGCAACATGCACGATGCGGCTCGCGAGGCCCGGTACCGGGCAATGGGGGAGTGGGCGCTCGGACGCGGAATGTACGGCATTTTGACCGCGCACCACGCCGACGACCAGGCCGAAACCGTCCTGATGCGGCTCAATCGTGGGAGCGGCCCGGGCGGGCTGTGCGGCATCCGCGCGATGCAGCCGTTCCCGAGCGGTGTCAGCGCGATCCGCCCGCTGCTGCAATGGCGTAAGGCGGAACTGGAGGCGATCGTCGCGGAATCGGGCCTGGATCCCGTGCGCGATCCGTCGAACGAGGACCCGCGTTTCGACCGTGCGCGCATCCGGGCCGCGATCGGCGAAGCTGGTTGGCTCGACGCCGTGGCCATCGCCCGGTCGGCGCAGTACCTGCAGCAAGCCGATCTCGCATTGTGGACTTACGCCACCCGCGATTACGAGCGGACGGTCGAATACGAAGGCGACGCGGTCGTCTGGCGACCCGACGACATTCCCCGCGCGGCCCGGTTGATCTGCGTCATGCGCGCGCTGGCCGAAGCGGGCGGCGACGATTTCTCGATGGCCGATGCCGCGCGCCTGCACGACGCGGTGATGGCCGGGGGCAAGGGCGGGACGCTGGGCGGCGTGGAGCTTCGCTTCCGCAAGGGCGAGTGGCGGTTTGCGCCGGAACCCCCGCGCAGGAACGGCTGATCAGACGATCTTGTCGCCCATCCCGATGGTCTCGCCGCGGGTGATGACGACCTTGTCGCCCGGCTTGGCTATGGCAAAGATCTTCGACACGAAATCGTCGGGTCCCGCGATGCAGCCGTGGCTGGCATAGCCGTTTTCGACCTGGCTCCCGCCATGGATCGCGACGCCGTCACGGGTCAGGAACATCGACCACGGCATCGGCGCGTTGCCGTACTTCTCCGACACGTTGTGGCGCTGCTTGGACAGGATCGGGAAGGTGCCGAGCGGGGTCGGGTAGTCGTCGGTCCCCAGGAGGACCGCCGCGGCGCCAATCTCGTAGCCACCCTTGAACACCGAGAGGACGCGGGCGTCTAGGTCGACGGTCATCACGATCGGACCATCGGGCACGTTCTTGTCGTCCCAGTGCCATTCGCCGTACTTGATGGGGCCGTCGATCG
Protein-coding regions in this window:
- a CDS encoding tetratricopeptide repeat protein: MTFRALAAPLVLLSVAGTATPAMAQDAATAERLKKVEAEVRALQRKVFPGGDGRYFEPQITAAQPTGGTTAGTPSTTAVTDILARLDAMESQIARLTAQTEENTNAIRQLGTRLGALEVTSGAAASAATPSPAATIVPVAVTPTPTATRPATATPPPPPPAAARPAGPTAQRLAAVQAIAKPQTDDPGDDEYSYGFRLWDAKFYPEAQQQLSLFVEKYPNHRQISYGRNLLGRAYLDDGKAKEAAPWFLKNYQSDKQGARAPDSLLYLAETMIAMRDTKRACIALAEFSETYPAVASGRLKGQYDANRTKVKCN
- a CDS encoding L,D-transpeptidase family protein, translating into MNAMLKWIGGGTAAVLLGLAGAAVVTGAGGDDGRERQALEDAIPVDPAAVAGPAPAPKPKADEQFTVKRILPIDGPIKYGEWHWDDKNVPDGPIVMTVDLDARVLSVFKGGYEIGAAAVLLGTDDYPTPLGTFPILSKQRHNVSEKYGNAPMPWSMFLTRDGVAIHGGSQVENGYASHGCIAGPDDFVSKIFAIAKPGDKVVITRGETIGMGDKIV
- the tilS gene encoding tRNA lysidine(34) synthetase TilS; amino-acid sequence: MREVWTAAVDAHVRFGVAVSGGPDSLALLLLAHGFNRDQFEAVTVDHRLRPESGEEAARVGAICARLGVRHTILPVEVASGNMHDAAREARYRAMGEWALGRGMYGILTAHHADDQAETVLMRLNRGSGPGGLCGIRAMQPFPSGVSAIRPLLQWRKAELEAIVAESGLDPVRDPSNEDPRFDRARIRAAIGEAGWLDAVAIARSAQYLQQADLALWTYATRDYERTVEYEGDAVVWRPDDIPRAARLICVMRALAEAGGDDFSMADAARLHDAVMAGGKGGTLGGVELRFRKGEWRFAPEPPRRNG